In the Pseudonocardia cypriaca genome, one interval contains:
- a CDS encoding RNA polymerase sigma factor has translation MAGGHGPAVSRADAASGRRAVEAVWRIESARIVGALARYTGDFALAEDLAQEALAEALVTWPIDGVPGNPAGWLLTVGRRRAIDGFRRRSALDDRYATLARVLDEGGGSPDADVLFDPDQLDDDVLALAFIACHPVLSREARVALTLRVIGGLSSDEIARAFLVPTATVQARITRAKKTLAAARVPFEVPPPDERRERLGSVLSVVYVIFTEGSTATSGPELIRTDLAHDAIRTARILARLMPDEPEVLGLLALLELTAARFPARTGPDGEPVLLEQQDRGRWDRAAIGRGRALLARAGSVGRGLGAYGLQAAIAECHAAAPSVAETDWERIVLLYDALGRLAPSPVVELNRAVAISMAEGPAAALRVVDDLAATDALSGSHLLPSVREELLARLGRTEEARIELARAAGLCGNARERELLERKRATLRPSSNHILRRS, from the coding sequence GTGGCGGGAGGCCACGGGCCAGCTGTGAGCCGGGCGGACGCGGCGAGCGGGCGGCGGGCGGTCGAGGCGGTCTGGCGGATCGAGTCCGCCCGGATCGTCGGCGCCCTCGCCCGCTACACCGGGGACTTCGCGCTCGCCGAGGACCTCGCACAGGAGGCGCTCGCGGAGGCGCTGGTCACGTGGCCGATCGACGGTGTGCCCGGCAACCCGGCCGGCTGGCTGCTCACCGTGGGCCGCCGCCGCGCGATCGACGGGTTCCGCCGCCGGTCGGCGCTCGACGACCGGTACGCCACCCTCGCCCGTGTGCTGGACGAGGGTGGCGGATCGCCCGACGCCGATGTGCTCTTCGACCCCGACCAGCTCGACGACGACGTGCTCGCCCTCGCGTTCATCGCGTGCCACCCGGTGCTGTCGCGGGAGGCGAGGGTGGCGCTGACGCTGCGCGTGATCGGCGGCCTGTCCAGCGACGAGATCGCCCGCGCGTTCCTGGTGCCGACGGCCACCGTGCAGGCGCGGATCACCCGCGCCAAGAAGACGCTCGCCGCGGCGCGGGTGCCGTTCGAGGTGCCGCCGCCGGACGAGCGCCGCGAACGGCTGGGCTCCGTGCTGAGCGTCGTGTACGTGATCTTCACCGAAGGGTCGACCGCGACGTCGGGGCCGGAGCTGATCCGCACCGATCTCGCCCACGACGCGATCCGGACGGCGCGGATCCTCGCGCGCCTGATGCCGGACGAGCCAGAGGTCCTCGGCCTGCTCGCGCTGCTGGAGCTGACCGCCGCACGGTTCCCGGCCCGCACCGGCCCCGACGGCGAGCCGGTGCTCCTCGAGCAGCAGGACCGCGGGCGGTGGGACCGGGCCGCGATCGGGCGCGGGCGCGCGCTGCTCGCCCGCGCCGGAAGCGTCGGGCGCGGGTTGGGCGCATACGGGCTGCAGGCCGCCATCGCCGAGTGCCATGCGGCCGCGCCGTCGGTCGCGGAGACGGACTGGGAGCGGATCGTCCTGCTCTACGACGCCCTCGGCCGGCTCGCCCCCTCCCCCGTCGTCGAGCTCAACCGCGCGGTCGCGATCTCGATGGCCGAGGGCCCCGCGGCTGCCCTGCGCGTCGTCGACGACCTCGCCGCCACCGACGCGCTCTCCGGGTCCCACCTGCTGCCGAGCGTCCGCGAGGAGCTGCTCGCCCGGCTGGGCCGCACCGAGGAGGCGCGCATCGAGCTGGCACGTGCTGCAGGCCTGTGCGGCAACGCGCGCGAGCGGGAACTGCTGGAGCGGAAGCGGGCGACGTTGCGACCCTCGTCGAACCACATCCTCCGAAGGTCGTAG
- a CDS encoding sensor histidine kinase, producing the protein MTSQTCSPTEADAAYGWPDRLAAWTDARLTRMGLIGRFRRDCALAVVLCLVTTGLLLLLFAEATQTPGLALEPFQVSAAIVLSAVQSLLLCVRRVHPVLCLWLVALPQVALFAVLPAAAAVRGFAPAIAAYGCGALLPARRAVRVVAAVTLFESAGLVLVSFLPGQSAAPSVAGQLVSGVLTYAASALFGAYIATRRQNASLERLRAAEAVETQRARADAAIGLERSRMARELHDIAAHHLSGMVVQAAVVERLIDRDPQAAKEAAAWIRAQGRETLHNLRLVVGALRGPEGGDLDDEGAPVPGLGVLDRLVRTARELGTPVELVRDGEPVELPPIADVTFYRVVQEALANVREHAPGAPARIVLRYGAADVSLEIENKARPAPDRPRVNRGFGLAGMQERAQLIGATLDAGPTPSGGWRVSLRLPLDGETTSPHAGAHRSVPQPGTRLAP; encoded by the coding sequence ATGACCTCGCAGACCTGCAGCCCCACCGAGGCCGACGCGGCGTACGGCTGGCCGGACCGGTTGGCGGCGTGGACCGACGCCCGGCTCACGCGGATGGGCCTGATCGGCCGGTTCCGGCGCGACTGCGCGCTGGCGGTGGTGCTGTGCCTCGTCACGACCGGCCTCTTGCTGCTGCTGTTCGCCGAAGCGACGCAGACCCCCGGCCTGGCGCTCGAGCCGTTCCAGGTGTCCGCGGCGATCGTCCTGTCGGCGGTGCAGTCGCTCCTGCTGTGCGTCCGGCGCGTGCACCCCGTGCTGTGCCTGTGGCTCGTGGCGCTGCCGCAGGTGGCGCTGTTCGCCGTGCTCCCGGCGGCCGCCGCCGTCCGCGGGTTCGCGCCGGCGATCGCCGCCTACGGGTGTGGTGCGCTGTTGCCGGCCCGCCGGGCGGTCCGCGTCGTCGCCGCCGTCACGCTGTTCGAGAGCGCCGGACTCGTGCTCGTGAGCTTCCTCCCCGGCCAGAGCGCGGCGCCGTCGGTTGCCGGCCAGCTCGTGTCGGGCGTGCTGACGTACGCCGCGTCCGCGCTCTTCGGCGCGTACATCGCCACGCGCCGGCAGAACGCCAGCCTCGAGCGGTTGCGCGCGGCGGAGGCGGTCGAGACGCAGCGTGCCAGGGCGGATGCGGCGATCGGGCTGGAACGGTCCCGGATGGCGCGCGAGCTGCACGACATCGCCGCGCACCACCTGTCCGGCATGGTCGTGCAGGCGGCGGTGGTCGAGCGGCTCATCGACCGGGACCCGCAGGCGGCGAAGGAGGCGGCCGCGTGGATCCGCGCTCAGGGCCGGGAGACGCTGCACAACCTGCGCCTCGTCGTCGGCGCGCTCCGGGGGCCCGAGGGCGGGGACCTGGACGACGAGGGGGCGCCGGTGCCCGGGCTGGGCGTCCTCGACCGCCTCGTGCGGACGGCGCGCGAGCTCGGCACACCCGTCGAGCTCGTGCGGGACGGTGAGCCGGTGGAGCTGCCGCCGATCGCGGACGTCACGTTCTACCGGGTCGTGCAGGAGGCGCTCGCGAACGTCCGGGAGCACGCGCCCGGCGCCCCGGCGCGCATCGTCCTCCGCTACGGAGCGGCCGACGTCTCGCTGGAGATCGAGAACAAGGCCCGGCCCGCACCGGATCGACCTCGCGTCAACCGCGGGTTCGGGCTGGCCGGGATGCAGGAGCGGGCGCAGCTGATCGGGGCGACGCTGGACGCCGGGCCGACCCCGTCGGGCGGGTGGCGGGTGTCGCTCCGCCTCCCGCTCGACGGGGAGACCACGTCGCCGCACGCGGGGGCCCACCGATCCGTTCCGCAGCCGGGCACGAGACTGGCCCCGTGA
- a CDS encoding serine hydrolase domain-containing protein: MKSIRARLAALAAACAVVALLSGCSAPAATTPAPPIPAPRAADLTGPDVDAWLDGLLPAALQRSGVAGAAVTVVHDGQVLTARGYGYADTGSDGGEPRPVDADRTLFRVGSISKVFVATAVLQQVEQGRIDLDADVQRYLDFPLPRTFDGPITMRHLLTHTAGFEERIKGVLTFGASPPDLRDTVAVEPPEQVFEPGTVPSYSNYGYALAGYVVERVSGMPFTSYVDRDVVAPAGMTSSSFAQPLPLHLADRLSRGYPTSSDPAGPFEMVGPAPAGALSATATDMGRFMLAQLGEPGRAPALLRPDTLALMKQPAPDPAGLGTLAAGPRMTLGLFDESRGGHRIVGHGGDTGFFHSHMQLYPDDRTGVFVTLNSAGRGPMDTLELRESVLNGFADRYFPAADAMQRPATSTATLHAAMAEGAYESARLPFSNFLTALGLVGQTHIAARPDGTVLITPGPLSLYPAAYREVEPWVWQEVGGRRIVTMRAEGDRVEAVGFESAFTLLRAEPARDAGVVLPLLMASAAVLLVGLLVWPVGAIVRRRYRVPAAPTPARAARVLTRIAAAAAVLALAGWTSLVLTIAGLQDVPEAFIRVVQGAQLVALIGVLPSALLVVASLRYRPGLIRTLGNVSVLLALVGTAWFAQAFGLLSLDVSY; the protein is encoded by the coding sequence ATGAAATCGATCCGCGCCCGGCTGGCGGCGCTGGCCGCCGCCTGCGCCGTCGTGGCGCTGCTGAGCGGCTGCAGCGCCCCGGCGGCAACGACCCCCGCTCCGCCGATCCCCGCCCCGCGCGCTGCGGACCTGACCGGGCCGGACGTCGACGCGTGGCTGGACGGGCTGCTCCCGGCCGCCCTCCAACGGTCCGGCGTCGCGGGGGCGGCGGTCACCGTGGTGCACGACGGGCAGGTGCTCACCGCCCGCGGTTACGGGTACGCCGACACCGGCTCCGACGGCGGCGAACCACGCCCGGTCGATGCCGATCGGACGCTCTTCCGGGTCGGGTCGATCTCGAAGGTCTTCGTCGCGACCGCCGTGCTGCAGCAGGTCGAGCAGGGGCGGATCGACCTCGACGCCGACGTGCAGCGCTATCTCGACTTCCCCCTCCCCCGGACGTTCGACGGGCCCATCACGATGCGCCACCTCCTGACGCACACGGCCGGGTTCGAGGAGCGGATCAAGGGCGTTCTGACCTTCGGCGCTTCCCCGCCGGACCTGCGCGACACCGTCGCCGTGGAACCGCCGGAGCAGGTGTTCGAGCCGGGGACGGTCCCCTCGTACTCCAACTACGGCTACGCGCTCGCGGGCTACGTCGTGGAGCGCGTGAGCGGGATGCCGTTCACCTCCTACGTCGACCGCGACGTGGTCGCCCCGGCCGGCATGACCTCGTCGAGCTTCGCGCAGCCGTTGCCGCTGCACCTCGCCGACCGGCTATCCCGCGGCTACCCCACCAGCTCCGACCCGGCCGGCCCCTTCGAGATGGTCGGTCCCGCTCCCGCCGGTGCCCTGTCGGCGACCGCGACCGACATGGGCCGGTTCATGCTCGCCCAGCTCGGCGAGCCCGGGCGGGCGCCGGCCCTGCTCCGCCCCGACACCCTGGCGCTGATGAAGCAGCCCGCCCCCGACCCGGCCGGCCTCGGCACGCTGGCCGCCGGCCCCCGCATGACCCTCGGCCTGTTCGACGAGAGCCGGGGCGGGCACCGGATCGTCGGGCACGGCGGCGACACCGGCTTCTTCCACTCGCACATGCAGCTCTACCCGGACGACCGGACCGGCGTCTTCGTCACGCTCAACAGCGCGGGCCGCGGCCCGATGGACACCCTCGAGCTGCGGGAGTCCGTGCTGAACGGGTTCGCCGACCGGTACTTCCCCGCCGCGGACGCCATGCAGCGGCCCGCGACGTCGACGGCTACGCTCCACGCCGCCATGGCCGAGGGCGCGTACGAGAGCGCGCGCCTGCCGTTCAGCAACTTCCTCACCGCGTTGGGTCTCGTGGGCCAGACGCACATCGCTGCGCGACCGGACGGGACGGTGCTCATCACGCCCGGCCCGCTGAGCCTGTACCCGGCCGCCTACCGGGAGGTCGAACCCTGGGTGTGGCAGGAGGTCGGCGGCCGGCGGATCGTCACGATGCGCGCGGAGGGCGACCGCGTCGAGGCGGTCGGCTTCGAGTCCGCCTTCACGCTCCTGCGCGCGGAGCCCGCTCGCGACGCTGGCGTCGTCCTGCCGCTGCTCATGGCGTCGGCGGCCGTCCTGCTCGTCGGCCTGCTGGTGTGGCCGGTCGGCGCGATCGTCCGCCGCCGCTACCGCGTTCCGGCGGCTCCAACGCCGGCCCGCGCGGCGCGCGTCCTGACCCGCATCGCCGCGGCAGCCGCCGTGCTCGCCCTCGCGGGCTGGACGTCGCTCGTGCTCACGATCGCCGGACTGCAGGACGTGCCCGAGGCGTTCATCCGCGTCGTGCAGGGCGCCCAGTTGGTGGCGCTCATCGGGGTGCTCCCCTCGGCCCTGCTCGTGGTCGCCTCCCTCCGGTACCGCCCGGGCCTGATCAGGACTCTCGGTAACGTGTCGGTGCTGCTGGCCCTGGTGGGGACCGCGTGGTTCGCGCAGGCCTTCGGCCTGCTCTCGCTCGACGTGTCCTACTGA
- a CDS encoding YciI family protein, giving the protein MKYMLIMRATDESFAAFADVDFDQIVETMGRFNNEMIQAGVLVAAEGLADASEGVVVDYSSETPVVTDGPYGETKELFGGFWILDVASREEAVEWAKRAPMTGPGVKAEIRRVTSIDELPQDNEWIQKERAWREATGQL; this is encoded by the coding sequence GTGAAATACATGCTGATCATGCGCGCGACCGACGAGTCCTTCGCGGCGTTCGCGGACGTCGACTTCGACCAGATCGTCGAGACGATGGGCCGGTTCAACAACGAGATGATCCAGGCCGGGGTCCTCGTCGCCGCCGAAGGGCTCGCCGACGCCTCGGAGGGTGTGGTGGTCGACTACTCGTCGGAGACCCCCGTCGTGACGGACGGACCGTACGGCGAGACGAAGGAGCTGTTCGGCGGGTTCTGGATCCTCGACGTCGCGTCGAGGGAGGAGGCAGTCGAGTGGGCGAAGCGGGCTCCGATGACCGGGCCCGGGGTGAAGGCCGAGATCCGGCGGGTGACGAGCATCGACGAGCTGCCGCAGGACAACGAGTGGATCCAGAAGGAGCGGGCGTGGCGGGAGGCCACGGGCCAGCTGTGA